In Candidatus Omnitrophota bacterium, the genomic stretch AAATATCGCCTTTTTGCCATATGATCATGCCTTATCATCGAATCATGGATGCTTTGCGTGAGCAGGCTAGATTTCAGAAAATCGGTACGACTAAAAGAGGAATTGGACCCTGTTATGTCGATAAAATAGCTCGTTGCGGCATCCGAATGATTGATTTTATTGACGATAAAGTTTTTCTTGAAAAGTTAAAAAGCAATTTGGTCGAGAAAAATACTATTTTTCGAAAAGTTTACGCTAAAGCTGGTTTTTCAGTTTCCGATGTTTATAAAGAGTATCGGCAGTTAGCCAAAGTTTTAAAGCCTTATGTTTGCGATTTAACTGATTATTTTTACAATTTAAAAAGTAAAAGATTCTTATTTGAGGGGGCTCAAGGTACTTTTTTGGATATTGATTTCGGGACTTATCCATTTGTAACTTCTTCATCGGTGATTGCTCCGAATGCTCTTCTAGGCTCTGGTCTTGGATTCGTGCGCGTAGATAAAACCATTGGTGTTGCTAAAGCCTATACTACTAGAGTTGGTGAAGGGCCTTTTCCTACTGAGCTGCAAGGAAAGTTTTTAAACTATTTTAGAAAAGAGGGTGTTGAGTTTGGAGCAACTACTGGAAGGCCGCGTCGTTGTGGTTGGCTAGATTTAGTGTTGTTGCGGCAAGCGGTTCGGATTAACAATATAAGTGAATTGGTTCTCACGAAACTTGATGTTTTAGACGGATTAGATAAGATAAAAGTTTGTGTTAAGTATTCAAATAATTCTAGTGTTTCCAAAAGGTTTCCTTATGAATTATCTGGTTCTAAACCGATATATAGGGAATTTAAGGGATGGATGTCTCCGACAAATAATATTCGTAGCTTCAAACAGCTTCCTAAAGAGGCCAGAAGTTATATAAAGTTTATCGAACAGTTTTTGGGGGTAAAGTCCACATTTATTTCAGTTGGTGAAAAAAGATCAGCAATTTTAAAACGATAAAGGAGTGAGTTTATGAATTCGATTTTAGTAGTTTTCTTTGGGGCATTTTTGGCAATTAGTTTTTGTGGCTATCTTATTCGTTGGATATTTAGTCAGCCCGAAGGTAATGAGACTATGAAAACCATCTCGGGTTATATTTTTAAAGGTGCCAAGGGCTATCTGAGACAACAGTATAAGGTAGTTTCTATTTTCTTTGCTGTGGTCTTCGTCGTTCTTCTAGCAATGGCACTTAAAGGTTTTTTAGTTATATTTGTTCCTTTTGCTTTTTTAACTGGTGGTTTATTTAGTGGTTTTTGTGGTTGGTTGGGGATGTATGTAGCAACTAAGTCTAATGCCCGTACTGCTTATGCCGCTCAGCAAAGTTTAAATAAAGGCCTGCGAGTTGCCTTTAGTGCTGGTACGGTTATGGGCTTTATGGTCGTAGGTCTTGGTTTGCTTGAGATGGCCAGTTGGTTTGTTATTTTGAAATGGTACTATGCCAGTCATGCCTTACCTCAAGGAAGCGATCTTTTAACCGCTATCACTTCAACCATGCTTTGTTTTGGGATGGGTGCATCTAGCTATGCTCTTTTTGCTCGTTTGGGCGGAGGTATCTACACTAAGGCGGCTGATGTTGGTGCTGATTTGGTGGGAAAAGTAGAAGCCGGGATTCCCGAAGATGATCCCCGAAACCCAGCCGTAATTGCCGATTTGGTAGGTGACAATGTTGGTGATGTTGCTGGAATGGGAGCTGATCTTTACGAATCATACGTTGATTCAATTGTGGCCACTATGGCTTTAGCCGCAGCTGCCGGTTTGGGTATAAATGGTGTAATTACTCCGTTACTTATGGCCGCTTGTGGAGTTGTCGCTTCTCTGATTGGATTCTTCTTTGTGAAGACTAAGGAAAATGCTACTCAGAAAACATTATTGCGGGCTCTCCGCAAGGGAGTTTGGACGGCATCCGCTTTGGTAATTGTATTTTCTTTTTTAGTAGTTATTTTTGTTTTAGGCAAAAGCTACATTGGAATCTTTGGCTCAGTTATAATTGGTCTTATGGCTGGAGTTTTTATCGGTCAATTTACTGAGTACTTTACTTCAGCTGTACATGGCCCGACTAAGGCCTTGGCTGAATCTTCAAAAACCGGTCCAGCTACTATGATTATTGAAGGAATGGCCTTAGGTATGCTTTCACCGGTAGGGGCAGTTTTTACTGTCAGTTGTGCTATTTTGGGAAGTTTTGCTGTTAGTGGCGGTTTTAGCAATTTTGGAATGGGTCTTTACGGTGTAGGTATCTCAGCGGTTGGGATGCTTTCTACTTTAGGTATAACTTTGGCTACCGATGCTTATGGCCCAGTTGCCGACAATGCTGGAGGGATTGCTGAGATGGCCGGATTACCTAAAGAGGTGCGTGATCGAACCGATCAGCTTGATTCTTTAGGCAATACAACTGCTGCAACCGGAAAAGGGTTTGCTATTGGTTCAGCAGCCTTAACTGCTCTAGCGTTAATAGTTGCTTATCGTGACCACGTTATCCACGAAGCAGTGCGTTTGGGGGTAAATGTGTCAATGGATATAAGCCTTTTTGACCCTAATGTGATTATTGGAATTTTTATCGGTGCGATGATGCCTTTTGTATTTTGCGCTTTTTCTCTGCAAGCAGCAGGAAGAGCTGCTGGGACAATTATTGAAGAGGCCAGAAGGCAATTTCGTGAGATAAAAGGTTTACTTGAGGGTAAAGCAGAGGCTGATTATTCACGCTGTGTTGTTTTAACTACTAAAGCTGCCCAGCGTCAGATGATACTTCCATCGCTTTTAGCGATTATTGCTCCTATCGTGGTTGGGTTATGTTTGGGGGTAAGAGGCGAGGTTGGCCTTTTAGTTGGAGCTTTATCTTCGGGATTTGTTTTAGCTATTTTTATGGCTAATTCCGGTGGTGCTTGGGATAATGCAAAAAAATATATCGAAGCCGGAAACCTCGGCGGTAAAGGTTCTGATTCCCATAAGGCTGCAGTTTGTGGCGATACAGTGGGGGATCCTTTTAAGGATACGGCTGGACCATCATTAAATATTCTTATTAAGTTGATGTCGATGGTCTCTATAGTATTTAGTGGATTAATCATTAGTTACAGTTTTTTTAAATAAGTTGGGCGATTTTTTTCTAAATAAACGCCAGGCAAAGTTGGGGCAGACTCTTATTTCCGGGTTTTTTGGCCTAATTTCTTAATTTTACCTTCCTTTGAAATCCTCTAAATTTTTGATATAATAAGCCCCTTATGGATAAGAGTTATATTCACTATCAAGATAGTTTGAAGCTTAAAGAGCGAGAGTGGGATGAGCTCTGTATACGCTGTGGTGGCTGTTGTGGGGCATACGATGATCCTTGCAAACATCTAAGGGAAGATGAAACTGGTTCGTTTTACTGTGAAGTTTACGACCAACGTTTCGGCACCCAGAAAACCGTAAGCGGAGAGGCATTTGACTGTGTTTTGGTTAAGCAAATATTACATACTTACTGGAAGAAGGATCATCTTTGTGCGTACAAGCAGTACCTGAAGATGCCTTGGAAGACGTCTGATTCAAAAAAAAACATTTAAAATGTCAAAAACTAAAGCAATAAAAGGTGTTAATCTAGGTAGCTGGCTTCTTATGGAAGGTTACATCCTCGGTGGTCGAAATATTGCTGAACATATTTTTAAGAGAAAGTTTCAAAACATATATGGTCAAAAAGAACTTAGGAAATTCGAAGTTTGCTTTAGAGATAATTTTATAACTCAAGGAGATTTTAAGAATATCTCTGATATTGGGGCTAGGGTTGTTCGGCTACCCTTTAACTATCGCTTGATAGAGTCAAAACCATATTGCTATTGTGAGCGTGGCTTTGCTTATTTAGAAAGAGCATTTTCTTGGGCCAAAAAATACGGTTTAGGGATAATCCTAGATCTTCACGCTGCCCCTGGTGCTCAGAATTGCGATTGGCATGGTGATAGTGCCGGTCAGGCTTTGCTTTGGGATAAGAAGCAATATCGCCAGAGAACTTTTTGCCTTTGGGAAGCCATAGCAGATAGATTTAAGGATGATAAGTCTCTGATTGGGTACGATGTTTTGAATGAACCGGTGTTAGGAAAAAGGAGCAACCAGGTTCTTAAAGAGTTTTATCGGGGAGTTATAAAACATATCCGAAGAGTTGACAAAAAGCACACGATATATTTAGAGGGTAATAATTGGGCACAGGAAGTTAATTTTTTGGTTGATTTAATAGATGCTAACACGGCAATTAGTATTCACACCTATCATCCATTAAGTTACACGTTTAATTTTGAGCCTTTTAATAAGTTTCCGGGAAAGATAGACGGGCAGCTGTGGAATAAAGATAGAATGTATAGATATTTAGAGCCTTACTATAAGTTTTCGTTAAAAAATAAGGTTAAAATTTTTGTAGGAGAGTTTGGGATTAACTGGCGGGGAGGTTTTTTTGGGGAACGAGAGTGGCTCAAGGTCATTTTGGGTGTTTTTGAAAGTTTTGGTTTCGAGTATACTTACTGGACTTATAAGGCAGTTTCTCAAGCAGCATTTCCTGATGGGATTTATCAATATGTTAATAATTCTCCATATCTTCAGAGGGAGGGCCCTGAGTATGGCTGGGAAACCTATCTAAGGCATTGGGGAAAAAATAAAAAAGATGTTATTAATTTCTGGAAAACAAAAAATTATCGGCCCAACGAAAATATTATAAAAATACTAAAAACCTATTTTAAAAAATGATAGTACCAGCATTACTTACTGATCAGAAAGATAAGCTTATTGAGATGACTGAGATTTGTTCTGAGTTTACTGATTATGTTCAAGTTGATATCATGGATGGAGTATTTGTTCCTTCCAGGAGTATAACTATTAAAGATTTAAAAGGAGTAAAATTCCCAGTTAGGTCCGAGGCCCATCTTATGGTTTCTGATCCTTTAGCTTGGTTGGACGTTTTTCGGAAAATCGGTGCCGAAAAAATTATTTACCATTTTGAAATTGGTGGAGATCAGCAAGCTTTAATTTCCAAAATTAAAGAAGAGGGTTTTAAAGTAGGGGTTGCGCTTAATCCACCAACAAATATAGATGAACTTAAACCGATATTATCTGATATTGATTCAGTTCTTTTTATGTCGGTCAATCCCGGATTTTATGGAGCTAATTTTATTCCTGAAGTTTTGGAAAAAGTAAAAAGTTTCAAGTCTGCTAATCAGAATATTAAAATCGGAATTGACGGAGGCATCAAATTATCCAATGTTAAGGCGGCCAAAGAGGCTGGTGTTGACGATATCTGTGTGGGAAGTGCAATTTTAAAGAGTGATTTTCCTAAAAAAGCATATGAGGAGTTTGTTAACGTAGCTTATGGCTAAAATTTTACGAATTTTTATTTTTATTGTTTTAATTATTATCCCAATAGTCTTTTATAGTTCTTTAAATAAAAGTGGGGATCACTCCAAGTCTTTACTTGATTTAGGCAAAGATCAACCGTCACTCAAACCGTCAATAGCATTAATTTTTGACGATTTAGGCGGTAGCTTAACTGAGTTACGGGAAATATATTCTTTAGATATTCCACTTACGGTTTCGATTATACCCAATTTGAAGTTTTCAAAAAATATCGCCCATATCGCATCGCGTTGCGGGTTTAGTGTTTTTATCCATTTGCCAATGGAGCCAAAAAAAAGTGAGAATTATAGAACCGACCAATATCGGTTTATTAGCGGTAGCTTGAGCCAACGTGAAAATAAATCTTTGTTGCGTAATTATCTGAACTCGATAAGAATTGCGATTGGAGTTAACAATCACATGGGCTCAATGGCTACTGAGGATAGGGAGTTAATGAGTATTTTTGTGCAGGCAGTAAAGAACAAGGGGTTGATTTTTGTTGATAGTCGTACTTCGCTAGATTCAGTTGCCTACGAAATAGCTCATCGTGTCGGTTTGCCTTGTGGTTATAACGAAGGTTTCCTAGACGCTGTTAACGATTTGGATCATATGCAGAAGCAAATAGATCAATTGTTAAAAAAAGCTAAAGAAAAGGGAAAAATAATCATCATTGCTCATCCGCGAGCAGGCACAATAGAATTTCTTAAGCAAAGGGTAGCGGCGCTAAAGGAAGAAGTAGATTTTATTACCATAAAAGAATATTTTAAGCCTTAGACTTAATAAATGAAGAAGGTCTTATTGCACATTTGTTGTGGCGTTTGCGCTCTTTATTGCTTCGAGAGGTTGCGCAAAGATGGTTTTTCGGTAGAAGGTTTCTTTTTTAATCCTAATATCCACCCTTATTTTGAATATCTAAAGCGTCGACGGGCTGCTGAAATTGCAGCTGAAAACTCCGGTATTTTAATGCAGGAAGGAAATTATCGCATTTTTGATTGGTTCAAAATTCATAAACCTTACCATGAAGACGTTGAGGGCGGTCTCAGGTGTGAGTCTTGCTATCGAATGCGCCTAGAGAAAACAATGGCTTTATGCTGTGATAAAAATTACGATTACTTTACGACAACTTTAACAATTAGTCCGCATAAAAAGAGTAGTGTTGTTTTTAAGGTTGGTAGTGATATCGGTAAGGATAAATTTTTAGCTATTGATTTTAAGAAAAAAGATGGTTTTAAGAGAACTATTGGTCAGGCTAAAAAATTAGGTATTTATCGACAAGGCTACTGCGGGTGTGTATACAGTAAGAATGAAAGAGAGATTCCACTCATTCAATAGCTATCTGCAAAATATTTTTGGTGAACGAGTTCAGCGGATAAGCCTCGACGCTGGTTTTGGATGCCCTAATATTGATGGGACCCTAAGTACCCAGGGCTGTATTTATTGCAACAATAAGGGGTTTTCTAAATTTGCTCGCAGTAATTTACCTTTAGAAGACCAAATAGCAAATTCTGTTGAGTTTTATAAAAAGCGTTTAGGAGCAAATAAATTTATTGCTTATTTTCAATCTTTCACCAATACTTATGCTGATCAAGAAACGTTAAGTAAGCGATATGATCTTATAAGGAAATTTCCTCAGATAGTCGGTTTGTTTATTTCTACTCGTCCTGATTGTGTTAATGAAGAGAAAATGAAGCTCATCGCTAGCTACAAGAAGGATTATTTGGTCTGGGTCGAATATGGGCTGCAGACTACGCAAGAGCCTATTCTACGGTTAATAAATCGCAATCACAGCTATGAAGATTTTCTCGGCGCTTATAAGTTAGCCAGAGATTATGAAATTAATGTCGGTGTACATCTAATAATGGGTTTACCGACATCTAGTTATGAAAATGTGATTGAAGACGCAAACCGTCTTGCTAAGTTGGATATTCAAGGAATAAAATTTCACATTTTTCATCTTTTACGGGGAACTCAACTAGAGCTACTACACAAAAAAAATAACTTTAATTTTTTAACTCAAGATGAATATGTAAAAAATATTTGTGACTTTTTAGAATTAATGCCGACCTCTTTAGTAGTTTTAAGGCTTATTTCTAATGCTCATCCTGATTATTTGATTGCTCCTTCTTGGATTAATAATAAACATGCTGTGATAGAGCAGATAAGAAAAGAATTAGAAAATAGGGGGACTAGGCAAGGCTATCGTTATGAAAGTGTTTGTAGCTAGAGTTACTGAAGGTAAAATCGTTGTTGCCGATGAGCCGATTGGTTCAATTTTAAAAGGTATTTCTGTTTTTGTAGGCTTTGAGAATGGTGACACTGAAGAAAACTTATCGGCAATGGCTGAAAAAGTTGTTAATTTGCGCATTTTTGAGGATAATCAGGGTAAGTTAGCCTATTCAGCTAAAGATAAGGGCTATGCAATATTAGCGATACCTAACTTTACCCTTTGTGCCAGCGCTGACAAGGGTCGTCGGCCTTCTTTTGATAATTCGATGCCTTATCAATTAGCTGAAAAGTTTTTCGATGATTTTGTTTTAGTTCTCAAAACTTATGGTTTAGAGGTTGAAGAAGGAGTTTTCGGCGCTCATATGAATATAAATTTAGGGCTGGACGGACCAGTGAATATAGTGCTTGATAGTAAAAAATAAAATATATGTTTCCAATCCTTTTTAAAATTGGCCCACTAACGATATATACTTACGGTTTTTTTGTTTTTCTCGGTGTGCTTTGTGGATATTTTGCTTGCAGCTCCCAGGCCAAAAAAGAGGGCATTGCTAAGGACGAGTTTAGTGATATTTTCTTTTGGGTAATTGTTTTTAGTTTTTTAGGAGCAAAATTGCTTTATCTCTTAATTGAATGGCGATATTTTTTAAAAAATCCTTTAGCACTCATTCGAAGTGGATTTATTTTTTACGGTGGGATCATTGCTGGTTTAGCGACAGTTTATTTTTTAGCGAAAAGATATAAAATAAAGTTTTTAAAATTAATTGATTCTATAGTAATTGGCATTCCTTTAGCTCATGCCCTGGGGCGGTTAGGATGCTTTTTTTACGGTTGTTGCTATGGAAAGCCGACTAAGCTTTGGTGCGGAATATCGTTTCCTAAAGAGTCTCCGGCTGGTTTAAGTGGTTTAAAAGTTATCCCTATACAATTAGTTTCAGTTGTTTCGCTAGTTATTATTTTTTTAATTCTTTTGCGAATTGCAAAAAAGAAAAGATTTTCCGGAGAGATATTTTTATCCTATGGTTTTATTTATGGGATTTTTCGTTTTGTTGTCGAGTTTTTTCGTGGAGATCCGCGCGGTGAGATTATTTTTCTCTCAACTTCGCAGTTGATTTCTCTTTTAGTGATATCGCTGAGTGGTTTCTTGTTTTATCGTTGGCGGCGGAATTATTGATTAGTAAATAAAAGAAGGTATAATAAGCCTATGCTTAAAGTAGTTTTAGCCCAAATTAACCCTACGGTGGGGGCCTTAGCCGAAAATTGCGCAAAAATAATCAGCTATATAAAACGGGCAAGAGCCAAAGGTGCTGATATCGTTGTTTTTCCGGAATTATCCCTGATTGGCTACCCCCCGGAAGATTTATTACGAAAAAACCATTTTATTTCAAAAAGCA encodes the following:
- a CDS encoding adenylosuccinate synthase, with translation MNSVLVGLQWGDEGKGKIIDYLCRHSDVIVRFQGGNNAGHTVVIGGKKFVFHLIPSGILHKDKICAIGNGVVVDPKVLIEEITSLKKSGVVVSSRNLKISPFCHMIMPYHRIMDALREQARFQKIGTTKRGIGPCYVDKIARCGIRMIDFIDDKVFLEKLKSNLVEKNTIFRKVYAKAGFSVSDVYKEYRQLAKVLKPYVCDLTDYFYNLKSKRFLFEGAQGTFLDIDFGTYPFVTSSSVIAPNALLGSGLGFVRVDKTIGVAKAYTTRVGEGPFPTELQGKFLNYFRKEGVEFGATTGRPRRCGWLDLVLLRQAVRINNISELVLTKLDVLDGLDKIKVCVKYSNNSSVSKRFPYELSGSKPIYREFKGWMSPTNNIRSFKQLPKEARSYIKFIEQFLGVKSTFISVGEKRSAILKR
- a CDS encoding sodium-translocating pyrophosphatase, yielding MNSILVVFFGAFLAISFCGYLIRWIFSQPEGNETMKTISGYIFKGAKGYLRQQYKVVSIFFAVVFVVLLAMALKGFLVIFVPFAFLTGGLFSGFCGWLGMYVATKSNARTAYAAQQSLNKGLRVAFSAGTVMGFMVVGLGLLEMASWFVILKWYYASHALPQGSDLLTAITSTMLCFGMGASSYALFARLGGGIYTKAADVGADLVGKVEAGIPEDDPRNPAVIADLVGDNVGDVAGMGADLYESYVDSIVATMALAAAAGLGINGVITPLLMAACGVVASLIGFFFVKTKENATQKTLLRALRKGVWTASALVIVFSFLVVIFVLGKSYIGIFGSVIIGLMAGVFIGQFTEYFTSAVHGPTKALAESSKTGPATMIIEGMALGMLSPVGAVFTVSCAILGSFAVSGGFSNFGMGLYGVGISAVGMLSTLGITLATDAYGPVADNAGGIAEMAGLPKEVRDRTDQLDSLGNTTAATGKGFAIGSAALTALALIVAYRDHVIHEAVRLGVNVSMDISLFDPNVIIGIFIGAMMPFVFCAFSLQAAGRAAGTIIEEARRQFREIKGLLEGKAEADYSRCVVLTTKAAQRQMILPSLLAIIAPIVVGLCLGVRGEVGLLVGALSSGFVLAIFMANSGGAWDNAKKYIEAGNLGGKGSDSHKAAVCGDTVGDPFKDTAGPSLNILIKLMSMVSIVFSGLIISYSFFK
- a CDS encoding glycoside hydrolase family 5 protein, yielding MSKTKAIKGVNLGSWLLMEGYILGGRNIAEHIFKRKFQNIYGQKELRKFEVCFRDNFITQGDFKNISDIGARVVRLPFNYRLIESKPYCYCERGFAYLERAFSWAKKYGLGIILDLHAAPGAQNCDWHGDSAGQALLWDKKQYRQRTFCLWEAIADRFKDDKSLIGYDVLNEPVLGKRSNQVLKEFYRGVIKHIRRVDKKHTIYLEGNNWAQEVNFLVDLIDANTAISIHTYHPLSYTFNFEPFNKFPGKIDGQLWNKDRMYRYLEPYYKFSLKNKVKIFVGEFGINWRGGFFGEREWLKVILGVFESFGFEYTYWTYKAVSQAAFPDGIYQYVNNSPYLQREGPEYGWETYLRHWGKNKKDVINFWKTKNYRPNENIIKILKTYFKK
- a CDS encoding ribulose-phosphate 3-epimerase, with protein sequence MIVPALLTDQKDKLIEMTEICSEFTDYVQVDIMDGVFVPSRSITIKDLKGVKFPVRSEAHLMVSDPLAWLDVFRKIGAEKIIYHFEIGGDQQALISKIKEEGFKVGVALNPPTNIDELKPILSDIDSVLFMSVNPGFYGANFIPEVLEKVKSFKSANQNIKIGIDGGIKLSNVKAAKEAGVDDICVGSAILKSDFPKKAYEEFVNVAYG
- a CDS encoding divergent polysaccharide deacetylase family protein, coding for MAKILRIFIFIVLIIIPIVFYSSLNKSGDHSKSLLDLGKDQPSLKPSIALIFDDLGGSLTELREIYSLDIPLTVSIIPNLKFSKNIAHIASRCGFSVFIHLPMEPKKSENYRTDQYRFISGSLSQRENKSLLRNYLNSIRIAIGVNNHMGSMATEDRELMSIFVQAVKNKGLIFVDSRTSLDSVAYEIAHRVGLPCGYNEGFLDAVNDLDHMQKQIDQLLKKAKEKGKIIIIAHPRAGTIEFLKQRVAALKEEVDFITIKEYFKP
- a CDS encoding epoxyqueuosine reductase QueH, whose translation is MKKVLLHICCGVCALYCFERLRKDGFSVEGFFFNPNIHPYFEYLKRRRAAEIAAENSGILMQEGNYRIFDWFKIHKPYHEDVEGGLRCESCYRMRLEKTMALCCDKNYDYFTTTLTISPHKKSSVVFKVGSDIGKDKFLAIDFKKKDGFKRTIGQAKKLGIYRQGYCGCVYSKNEREIPLIQ
- a CDS encoding TIGR01212 family radical SAM protein (This family includes YhcC from E. coli K-12, an uncharacterized radical SAM protein.), translated to MKERFHSFNSYLQNIFGERVQRISLDAGFGCPNIDGTLSTQGCIYCNNKGFSKFARSNLPLEDQIANSVEFYKKRLGANKFIAYFQSFTNTYADQETLSKRYDLIRKFPQIVGLFISTRPDCVNEEKMKLIASYKKDYLVWVEYGLQTTQEPILRLINRNHSYEDFLGAYKLARDYEINVGVHLIMGLPTSSYENVIEDANRLAKLDIQGIKFHIFHLLRGTQLELLHKKNNFNFLTQDEYVKNICDFLELMPTSLVVLRLISNAHPDYLIAPSWINNKHAVIEQIRKELENRGTRQGYRYESVCS
- the dtd gene encoding D-tyrosyl-tRNA(Tyr) deacylase, which translates into the protein MKVFVARVTEGKIVVADEPIGSILKGISVFVGFENGDTEENLSAMAEKVVNLRIFEDNQGKLAYSAKDKGYAILAIPNFTLCASADKGRRPSFDNSMPYQLAEKFFDDFVLVLKTYGLEVEEGVFGAHMNINLGLDGPVNIVLDSKK
- the lgt gene encoding prolipoprotein diacylglyceryl transferase; the protein is MFPILFKIGPLTIYTYGFFVFLGVLCGYFACSSQAKKEGIAKDEFSDIFFWVIVFSFLGAKLLYLLIEWRYFLKNPLALIRSGFIFYGGIIAGLATVYFLAKRYKIKFLKLIDSIVIGIPLAHALGRLGCFFYGCCYGKPTKLWCGISFPKESPAGLSGLKVIPIQLVSVVSLVIIFLILLRIAKKKRFSGEIFLSYGFIYGIFRFVVEFFRGDPRGEIIFLSTSQLISLLVISLSGFLFYRWRRNY